One genomic segment of Streptomyces sp. NBC_00239 includes these proteins:
- a CDS encoding papain-like cysteine protease family protein has translation MRHTKGRLTLAAVVTALLLALPVGTATAVPAAGPGNVQQSEQSPTGAYIWKRLGITMQAQQKTNWCWAASGNTIATYFGRTYTQNQFCNAAFNRQQGYDCPNNQATLGNVQTGLAWAGINSGSYVNGWLRYSTVQTEVDANRPIETRIQWSSGGGHMHVVYGYDTDNSWVYWGDPWPSSDRYNWASHSWYVNNSSFSWTHSLYRIGA, from the coding sequence ATGCGCCACACGAAGGGGCGGCTGACCCTGGCCGCCGTCGTCACCGCCTTGCTGCTCGCCCTGCCCGTCGGCACCGCAACCGCCGTGCCCGCCGCCGGGCCGGGCAACGTACAGCAGTCAGAACAGTCGCCGACCGGTGCCTACATATGGAAGCGCCTCGGCATCACGATGCAGGCCCAGCAGAAGACCAACTGGTGCTGGGCCGCGAGCGGCAACACCATCGCCACCTACTTCGGCCGCACCTACACCCAGAACCAGTTCTGCAACGCCGCCTTCAACCGCCAGCAGGGCTACGACTGCCCCAACAACCAGGCCACCCTGGGCAACGTGCAGACCGGCCTCGCCTGGGCGGGCATCAACTCCGGCTCGTACGTCAACGGCTGGCTGCGCTACTCCACCGTCCAGACCGAGGTCGACGCCAACCGCCCGATCGAGACCCGCATCCAGTGGTCGTCCGGCGGCGGGCACATGCACGTCGTCTACGGCTACGACACCGACAACAGCTGGGTGTACTGGGGCGACCCGTGGCCCTCCAGCGACCGCTACAACTGGGCCTCGCACTCCTGGTACGTCAACAACAGCTCCTTCTCCTGGACCCACTCGCTCTACCGGATCGGGGCGTGA